The genomic interval GAGCACATAGGAGCTATAGCATCGCAACAGACTGGGCCCTTCAATATAACACAAATATCATTACACACAACCACTCACATAAAACCAGTAGCTTGAGGAATTAGATTATTCCAATCATTGCTGAATAAGTTCCTTTATCTCTATAACTCCAGTGATTCAGTTGACTATGGTGGTTGACTCAATTAATCGATTAATTTGGTTAGTTGACTCACCTGCACCACTGCTCAGTAAAGATCCCCCATAGATGTCCAGAGCCAGGTGAGAGTAGGCGTAACCAAACACTGTGATGATCAGACCAATCACAAGCACCAGCTTCAGCAGACACTCCAGAACTTCAGCTGCTATGGCAACCTCCTCCTGCAGACCAATCAGCAAGCGGCATCAATGCATCTGCATGAGCTATGATGTGTGTGTCAGACAACTTTATTTATCATTGGCCACTGACAAATGGTGAAATGAGTGACAGGTATTTGATTGGCTGACTCTGCCCTCTGACCTGTTTCTGCTGCCTGACGTCCCGCCCCCTCTCCAGGACTTTGGCAAAGAAGACGTAGAAGCTCTCCTCGATGGGCAGGAAGATGAAACGGGCAACCATTGAGCCCAGGTTGTTGACGATGTCGTACACGCCCTGCTCCCCGAAGCTCAGCACATTGAGGAAGGTCATGACATAACGCTCGCCCTCCGTCAGGATCTGCTTCAGAAAGGACTGCTTGAAGAAGCTCCACGTCAGCCTGGCCAACGTCCAGTCAATCACaggctacagacacacacacaacgggATGACAGCACACACAGTTGTGACCTGACATAGTATATGAATGAATAAACCAAACAATCAATTTATCATTGATTTGTCAGTTAATACAACCAATTGCTTTCGTATACTGTATACTAGCTCAGTGAGGAGTGTATGTGGTGAGTGACGGTTAGTGCTGTTGTGGTGAATGTTACCTCTCCTTCAACTCTGGAGGGCAGCAGGTCTGCCACACGCTGCAGGGGGAAGTACTTCCTGTTAGCCTCCCCAGAGCCCAGGAAACGCAGGAAGTAGACAAAGTAGCACAGCACCAGGAACCCTGTGTACACCAGCTATGAAGGACAGGCCAGTATAAGTTAGCTAAGTAGACACTCGTCCACAGTGATTTATGAGGGTTGCATGCAATATCATCTCCACCTATATAGATTCATATTTACTAACACAACCTTACTCCATGTCCACTTCATCTTTTTGACAATACCTTCTATCCACACAACCCTCTAACCATACTCCCTTGtaaccagtgatgtagtggtaaaaaaaaaaaaaaaaaagtgggtaAACGCTGATTGCGGTGAATTAAGCAATGCTGCctatactttcaatgcatttttaTGCAAAAGGTGGGTAAACGCTTGCGCTAAATAGACAAACATAAGATCATTTGTATAAGGGATGGGGCTGCGTATGTATGTACCTGAGCAGCAGAGAATATGTAGAGCCCCCACTGAGGAGCAGAGACCACCAGCACCACTGTCAGAACACACTTAGCCACCATGGCCAGGCTCTCAGCAACCACCTTCAGCCTGACAAACATATGGGCCTGAGCCAGGACCCAGAGAggctcagccagcagctcctgcaGTGCGGCCAGGGCAAAGAGCCCCACAGCGGGGCCGTAGTGGGGGATGGTCAGGGGATCCGGAACCTCCAGGagccacagccacacacacaccaggagagATGCCCATAGTACACCCAGCGGCATCCTGGgaggatgacacacacacaatcatttgTTATGCAGATAGTGCCGATGAAAGACCCAACTGTGTATGTTCTGACCAGAGCCAACACTGTGGAGCAGCAGCTCCCCTATAGTCCCACTCACGTCAGCCATAGCAGGTTGATGACTTGTCTCCAGTTGTGATCTGTTCCGCCACTCAAACAGGCTCTCCTGAAGGCCTCTCTGGACAAGAAGACCAGCGTGGAGTACAGCAGTGTCaacctgcgcacacacacacacacagtatgtagtggtgttagTTTTTGTTTAACTGCAGGTTTGGACAGCTCATATTGCAGCAGGTGTAATGTTATACAAGaaggcaattccacagtaacagacTGATGCTGAGACactttccactttaaaatgtacgTCAAACCgaaaccaatgattgcaaagttaaacaaaccacacAACTCCCTAAACTTCActtctgcactgttcttcaagtaaatgtttTTGTAAAATATTCTGTGGAAATTGCTCAAAGTcatccttgtgcatagagttgtacggtttgtttaactttgctatcattgttttttgtttggcatacattttaaagtgaaaaatctgaatcccagcatcactctgttaccatggaattgccacAGAGTAAAACAATCTTACCTGACGTTGACTACGCCAATCAACTCTTTGGACACAAAGCGCAGCGTGAATGCGTTCAGCAAAAAGGTGAGCACACGAAACATGACCTAAAAATAACCAGGAACATATTCAGTAGGCACATAGATAGACATGCAATGGACATGATTATCTCACGTGGAATAGAGTTTGCTCTGTAACTTAGATGTCTTTCTGCCACTTGAATATTTTATGCCTTAGgacaacaaacacacacttgcTTATGGTAGCCCATCATATCCGATGACGACTTCCACTTCTGAGTTAACGGTGAATTCTTTGGTGACTGTAGAATCCAATCCGAGATCCACAAACTGTATTGCAGGTGGGGCCTATGCAGTCTATTGTTGGCGGGGCAGGCATGGTTGAATGTCTCCTGAGCTGTTTTTGCTGTCTCTttgtgctcctctcctcctcccacctctgtACACGATCTTGCAGAACTGCCACCAGGTGGAACGGTTGGCTGCAGCATCCTCTAGGTCTGTGGGTTTGATGTTGCATTTCTTCAGCAATGTTTTCAGCTGGTCCTTGTAGAACTTAATCTGCCCCCTGCAGACCACCGGCCAGGATGTTCCGTGGCAAGCGCTCCTGAAACATTCTAATGACATGCCCAAGCGAGCGCAGTTGGTGTTGGGCGaacatggcctccatactcttgCAGTTGGTGTTGGgcgaccatggcctccatactcttgCAGTTGGTGTTGGgcgaccatggcctccatactcttcCAGTTGGTGTTGGgcgaccatggcctccatactcttgCAGTTGGTGTTGGgcgaccatggcctccatactcttgCAGTTGGTGTTGGgcgaccatggcctccatactcttgCAGTTGGTGTTGGgcgaccatggcctccatactcttgCAGTTGGTGTTGGgcgaccatggcctccatactcttgCAGTTGGTGTTGGgcgaccatggcctccatactcttgCAGTTGGTGTTGGgcgaccatggcctccatactcttgCAGTTGGTGTTGGgcgaccatggcctccatactcttgCAGTTGGTGTTGGgcgaccatggcctccatactcttgCAGTTGGTGTTGGgcgaccatggcctccatactcttgCAGTTGGTGTTGGgcgaccatggcctccatactcttgCAGTTGGTGTTGGgcgaccatggcctccatactcttgCAGTTGGTGTTGGgcgaccatggcctccatactcttcCAGTTGGTGTTGGgcgaccatggcctccatactcttcCAGTTGGTGTTGGgcgaccatggcctccatactcttgCTGTTGGTCTTgggtgaccatggcctccatactcttgcagttggtgttgggtgaccatggcctccatactcttgC from Salvelinus fontinalis isolate EN_2023a chromosome 18, ASM2944872v1, whole genome shotgun sequence carries:
- the rft1 gene encoding protein RFT1 homolog, with protein sequence MSSQDMLKNASTLASYNVLLQVMFRVLTFLLNAFTLRFVSKELIGVVNVRLTLLYSTLVFLSREAFRRACLSGGTDHNWRQVINLLWLTMPLGVLWASLLVCVWLWLLEVPDPLTIPHYGPAVGLFALAALQELLAEPLWVLAQAHMFVRLKVVAESLAMVAKCVLTVVLVVSAPQWGLYIFSAAQLVYTGFLVLCYFVYFLRFLGSGEANRKYFPLQRVADLLPSRVEGEPVIDWTLARLTWSFFKQSFLKQILTEGERYVMTFLNVLSFGEQGVYDIVNNLGSMVARFIFLPIEESFYVFFAKVLERGRDVRQQKQEEVAIAAEVLECLLKLVLVIGLIITVFGYAYSHLALDIYGGSLLSSGAGPSLLRCYSSYVLLLAINGITECFVFAAMSKEEVDRYNLVMLALSISFLLLSYMLTWWAGGIGFILANCLNMGLRILHSLFYIHRYFLSSQWTPLRGLRPSPLLQLALALSAVLTALSEGVFCCDGGWLLRLVHIAVGAGCLLGVLVTVLLTETKLVQFVLTQLLPRYGKKHT